The region TCGGGAATACCATCAAGCGCTTTGACCGCACAAATGAAGGTGGCCCGACTCAGGTCTATCGGCAGCCCGATATAATTATCCAGAAAGCGGGTGTTAAGGCGGGGATCGATCGCCTCCAGCAGCGACATCGGCAGCGCGGTATTGGCATCCTCGGCGAAATATTCCAGATCCTCGATAAAAACAACCGGATCGCAGGTCCCGACATCTCTTAGAGTGCGGAGTATTATGCCGGGTGCGGCCCCCATAAATGTCCTTGGGGAGCCTTTGATATCGGCGATATCAACCATCCCCCCGACCGAAATCCGGATGAATTTTTTATGCAGAGCCCTGGAAATGGCCCGCGCCAGCGAAGCTTTGCCGGTTCCCGGCACACCGGCCAGACAGAGCACCGAACCATCATCGATGCCGCCCGAAAGCTGTCTGACGGCAATTCTCTCCAAAATCTGTTTCTTGATCTGGGGCGATCCGTAATATTCGTCATCGATATCCTCTTCAACCTGCTTGAGGTCGTAATCCTCCTTGCCGCAGACATTCCAGGGAATATTCATCAACCAGTCGAGATAGATTTTGGTGGCGCCGTACTCGGCCGAAGCGGTGGAAATATGGCTGAGGCGGTCGACCTCGACCAGGGCGCGCTCCCGCACCTCGTTAGGCAGCAGTCGGTTTCTCTTGATTTCCCCTTTCAATTGCTGGGCTTCCTTATCCTCAATAAATTCATCACCCAATTGCCGCTTTATCTCATAGAGTTGTTGGCGGAGGAAGAATTTCCGCTGTTCGTCGGCATTCCTCTCTTCAACATTCTTCTTGATTTCGAAAGAAATAGTCGCCCGATTCAATTCAACCTTGAGGAAGTTGAGCACTTTGCGAAGTCTCATTTCCACCCGAAAAGCTTCCAGAATTTCCTGTTTTGAATTCAGCGGGAAATGAAAGAGTGAAGCGATTCGGTCGGCAAACTGGCCAGGATTTCCCATACTTAATTTCAGCACGGTGCATAATTCACCGGAATAAGAGGGGTCAATCTTGGTGATTTGCCCAACCAGGCCGCTGATCTCCTCGGACAGCCGGGCAGTACCAGGCGACAGGGATACTTTTTCATCAACATACCCGATGCGGGCCATAAGATAAGGAGTTCGACGTTGAATTGATTGTAAAGCGATACGACGGACACCTTCCATAGTTACCACTCTGGAGTCGCCGGGGCCCTCTTTGGCCGAGATGATGCGGGCGGCAACACCAATCTGGCAGAGCTCGATATCTTTCCCCCCGACCTCGCCGCTAGGGGAGTAGGTGACAGCGACCAGCTTGCCCGGGCCGACATTTTCCTTAATGAGGGCAAGATTCTCCGGCCGGGCAACCTGAAGCGTGACGGTCTCCCCCGGGAATAGAATCAGGGTTTTGGTCGGAATAACCGGCAAGAGCGGCTCTCCATCGGAGGCCAGGATCGGGATATGTGAGCCGGCTTTGATAATCATGGCAAAAATGACCTTTTCTTATCGTATCGGTTTAATTCATATATATTTAAACGCTACGATAAGTCAATACGGAGCGGGCCATTATTTATAAGGCGGCCCCGATTTCCCGGAGCTGTTGTCGCCGTTCAGCTTACCAACCGCGGCGCGAGCTGGTCGGCAATGCAGCGGATTTCATAATCCGGGTGATTCTTTAGATTCTCCAAATTCAGCCGAATCCGGGCCGGCTCAATATCAAGGCGGTAGTAACCGAGCCGATTGTTTTCGAAGATTCCCCAGGGGCAGCCGCCATCGCGGTTAATTTCCAGTTTGAGACGATAGAGGTAGCGGGCCTGATTGAACCCGGCCTCGATATCATCTTTGTACATCCACCCCTCGCCATTGACCAGCCGCGAATGGGCCAGTTTGACCAGATACTTGAATGACTTGCCGGTCAGCCGAATAGGGAAATTGTCGATTTTCACCAGGTACCGTTCCCCTTCATAGCGGCCATCCAGTTCAACCGCGGAGGGATGAAATCCCGGACCCAGGCCGAGCGTGGCCGACTGGAATTTCATGCCTGTGCCAACCGTACTGATTCTGTTCATTGTATCCTCCATTGTTAATGTTTCTTTCTCTTGAAAGAGCCTTTTTAATTTGCTTTCCGGATTTATGATATTAGCCAGTTCCTCCCGGGGAATCGCCTGCAGATCGGCCAGCGATTTGATC is a window of Candidatus Zixiibacteriota bacterium DNA encoding:
- a CDS encoding LON peptidase substrate-binding domain-containing protein, with the translated sequence MIIKAGSHIPILASDGEPLLPVIPTKTLILFPGETVTLQVARPENLALIKENVGPGKLVAVTYSPSGEVGGKDIELCQIGVAARIISAKEGPGDSRVVTMEGVRRIALQSIQRRTPYLMARIGYVDEKVSLSPGTARLSEEISGLVGQITKIDPSYSGELCTVLKLSMGNPGQFADRIASLFHFPLNSKQEILEAFRVEMRLRKVLNFLKVELNRATISFEIKKNVEERNADEQRKFFLRQQLYEIKRQLGDEFIEDKEAQQLKGEIKRNRLLPNEVRERALVEVDRLSHISTASAEYGATKIYLDWLMNIPWNVCGKEDYDLKQVEEDIDDEYYGSPQIKKQILERIAVRQLSGGIDDGSVLCLAGVPGTGKASLARAISRALHKKFIRISVGGMVDIADIKGSPRTFMGAAPGIILRTLRDVGTCDPVVFIEDLEYFAEDANTALPMSLLEAIDPRLNTRFLDNYIGLPIDLSRATFICAVKALDGIP